TATTGGATATCACCCGCTTGATGGCGATAAGCTTTGCCGAAAGCGAGTTGGACAGCAGCCGTTGAAGGCCGCGTGCCGTTTGCTTTAATCCATTCTTAACTGCCTTCACGATACGCGTCTGTATACGGGATACTATCAGCCTGTGCTTGTCCCAATCAATAAGGTCCCACACATTCTTCAAGCCCATACGGCCGTCAACATCATAAAATGATATCATCTATCCACACCAATACGGTTATTCCATTTCAAATCGTTTCACGTGATCCAACACCATGCCGGAAGTCTGCCCATTTTCATGGTCGGGCAAATTTTGAACCCGTATCTGATCCATTACAGATCAGCATTCGCTTTCTCCAGCGTTCCTCTACCCGCATCCCCATAAGCCAATCTTGCGATCAGCTGTCCTTCTTTCGAAGGGAAAATACGGGCTTACCAAGTTCCACTTTTAACACCCAATGGGTTAGCGTCTGTCTATCCGCCGGAGGGATCATAGATTACGTGAAGCGACAACGGAACGCTCCATCCATACCTCTTACCGTTTTGGTCCAGGCCTGTCAGCATCTTTGGCCTGTCTAAAATAACGACGTTTATTAACAGTTCACATATGTTACGCATACCATCGTTCATAGCTCCCATCCGGATTGATGCTCCCAGAGTTGAGGTCCCCTCACGGCTCTCTCTCCTGGCATAACGCCAAGGGCTTCATTGTCATCCGGGCTTCACACAAAACCATTACTGGTAATGCATGCCGGAATTGAAAACTGCTGGTAATACAGCAGGTTGGGTCAAGCCCAACATTATTAAAAGCGACTTCTTGTCGCACCCGCTGGATTGCATGGTTAGCTGATCATTTTGGTATGTGATAGAACATGATAGCAATTTTTACTTGCCTATTACGGTCATCGTTTAAATGAAATATATAATTCAACCAGGTTTCATCTTTGGCATTTGTAAAACCAAGATAATTTGGATGTTCACTGACAACTTGTTTGGCAGTTTCAAGTACGGAAGTAAAATCTTTGTTGGGAACAAACATTATCACAGCCGCTTTTGAGTCTCTCCATGTTAAATAGCCCAATAACTGAGATATTGTATCTAAAAACCCTTTTTTCCCATGCCAAAACTTGCACTCCGCAATAAACATGTTGGTGCCTTCATGGCGCAGAAGAATGTCAGTTTTTCCTGTCTTATTAAATGTTTCACCGGTAGCAGAGCCTTGAAAATTGGGCTCAAGCATCATTAAATAATGATCTCGTAAGTGCTCTTCTTCTTTTCCTGAATAAAGGCTTGGTAGACGTTCGAATTCTTTACCAACATCATGGATTAATTTTAGTATATCAAGATAGGTTGTTTCATCTAACGTCGGTTCCGGGGTATAACCAGCCTCCTTCACAACTGGCTTGCTTACAGAAATTTTTTTCCTTGTTTGTGGAGTAGGAATCGAAAATGTTGGAGACACACTTCCAGTTTTCTTAATTTGAACTCCTAACGATGCCAAAACACCACTTTTGGCTAATATTCTTTTCTTTCGTGCTTCAAAGGCTTGCTTGATTTGGGCTTCAATGCTGGAATTATATTGTTGCACCTCGGAGGACACATTGCCGAGTTGCTGCATAATGCTCCGCATATTTGAATCCTTTTCTCGTGTGATACTCTCTGCATCGTCGCTAAAGTTAATAATTTCGAAGCAGAACTCTTGATTTGATAGCTCAACCTCCATAGCCCACATTAAACGGGAGCCAGGAGCACATTTAAGCAACTCAGTGTTCCCAGAAAATGGTATATGAAATTTAATAACGTCTTTTTTGTATTTTTTCCCTGGATGGACAAAGAATGAATGGGGGAAATATTCTGATGGGATCATCTGTTCTGATGATGATGCGTAAATTTGGTCTTGATGGATCACTAACTGCTCAACATGCGCCTCAGACAATTTGTGTTTTATATAGTCATTTGCATTAACATTTAGAAGATAATCGTCGTTTTCATTCTCGATGGATTGAATTACAGATGATTTTATTTGTTGGAGATAATCTCGCAATTCTCTTTCCGCAAAAATCTTTGTTCTTCCATAACCGTGTCTCATGCTTATTCCTTTTATTTACAGCTAACTTAAAGTTGAGCCGCGGCTTTTAGCCGTCGACTCAAACGCCTTGTTCGGCCTTAAGTTTTTCAAGTGATCGGATTATTTCAGGCCCTATATCCCTTACAAATTCAAACTGAGCATCAGTGTATTCCTCTCCATGAATTGCAGGCGAACAGACGGAATATACCTCTCTAATAGCATGTGCAATTTTAGGGTTGAGAAGCTCGTGGTTTATCAGAATACTTGTTAGTTTCGATATAGGAATGGGTCTTCGATATTCTTCTTGTATACCTAAAGCTGCGGTAATTTCCCTCAAATTTTTCTCTATGAGATATCGTGTCTGAAATAGGAACTGGGTCTTCTTATCAATGGTAAGCAAGTCGGATACTGATTCTTTAATAGGTGGTAATTGTGTTTCGCCCAAATATTCTCGAAGTGTTTCTCGGATTTTCTCTTCTATCTTAGGAAGCTGATCATCAGTAGGTGGGGTCCCTGATGACACTGTAACGCTTGTATTTACGCTATTTGAAATGACAGTTTGGATATCGGCCTTGAATATGGCAAGTTGCGTGGAAACATGTTCTTTCAGCTTATCGACTTCTTGCTTAAACTTAAGGCCGAATAATGATACCTCTTGAAATATTGGGGCAAGCAAGAGTGCCACTAAAACCAAAAAGATAAAGATATCAACAGGCGCTGACTTTCCTTCTGAGATGTATCCCCATCGAGAGTAAAAGATATATCCAGTGAAACCGGTGATTAGTATCCACCAAGGAATTTTGAACCAGTTGGAAAGCTTCAATTCATTCTCCTGCCGAACAAGTGGTTGAGCTAATTTGGATATCATAATTTTTTCAATAACAAACTGGATGCCAAAAGACTTTGAAGCAAACCCAGATCTGTATACCGCCTCAATAGCTGATTTGATTCCATATCAGATGTAATTTCTCAGGTAAAGCAATTTAAAAAATATCATATTGTCTCTGTTTATTCTCCTCAGATATTTCCACCGGCATGGAATACCGAAGTTGCATCATCCCATACCCTGCTGGTTCAGGACGATCACATACCGGCTGGTCACCCCCAGGATGTTGCTTTTCTGCATGGCCGATACGATGCCGGCGCTGAAGCGCTGGGATGACATGGGCGCCTGGATGATATGGGTGTGATACCATCCCGTTTTGTTCAGGATCTCCAGGTAATCGTCGATGAGAATGCCGCCCTTGTGTTTTTCATCCATTGCCGGGGTGCTCTGAAAATCCCGCCAGTCCGCATTGATAAACGCCAGCCGGGTCTTTTTTTTGACATGGTGTTTCAGCAGGGTAAAAAACGCCGCCAGAAAATCCAGGTAATCGTTTCTGGACAGTCCGGAAATGCTTTTTTCATCGTAATCTTTGGCTTTTTTGTCAAAGTAGGGCGGATCAAAGATGACCAGGTCCGGTTTTCCCTTGGCGCTCACAGGCCAGGACAGTCCCTGGTCTGAAGAGATCTCCCATGTGAAGGGTTCGATTTCCGGGCGGGTATCGGGCCGGTCCTCCATGTCAAAGGCCCAGCACCGGCGGTTCATGGCAAGGCAGGTGTCCGGGGTCACGCCGCCCCCGGCCATGGGGTCCAGGACCAGGTCCCCCGGCTGTGAAAAATAGCGCAGGATATGGGCGACCAGCTGGGCCGGGATCCGGCCGGGCCAGTCATCCCCAAACCGGTTGTCACAGTCATTGAATTCCCACTGGTCCCAGGTCCTAAATCCCCAGCCAAGTGCCTTGAACCGGTCGTGATCCGTTTTGCCATCCAGGGCCAGGGACCAGACCAGGGGCTCCGGCCAACCGTGCTTTTCAGCCACCTGGGCCACGGTGAATCCCCGGGATAAATCGGCATTTGGCGGATTTGGCAATATTGCCATTTCCGCCAAATGGTCACGAACCACCTCTCTGGCATATCCCAGCCGCTTTGCCATCCGGTCCTGGGGAATGCCAAGGCTGTGCATGCACAATATCTTGATGTCAGTGTCCATCTGGGTGGCGGCGCGGAGATCGGCGATGTATCCGTCCACGGTCCGTCTGGCCCGCCCCACGGCCTTTCCGATCTCCGCAGAACTGAGACAGGGGTTTCCTGAATATGCCCGGCGGGCTGTGTCCCTGGCTTCTTCTTCTGTTAACTGTTTCGGGCCGATGGCTTTGGCTGCCGCATACAGCAGGGGATCATCCCCGGCCAGATCTTTGATAATGACGGTGACCATTTCCACGCCTGTTGCCTTGTAGGCGTTCCATCGGTGTACCCCGTCCAGATGGCGGTAGAAGCCAGGTTTGTCAGGAAAGGGCTCCACCTCGATGGGATCAAAGGCAATCCCATCCCGGATGTTTTCGGCAAATATGGCCACCCGCCTGTGATCGACTGCTTTTCTGGGATAAATCGACTCATCCAGAATGATGGAAGAAAGAGGAATTTGTGTCGATGTCAGGGCCATGACAGGTTATATCAACCTTTTATTTTTATTGGACCTTTTTAACAAGTTTTTTCGCTGATTTGATTCCTTATCAGATGTTTTTTGTCAGGTAAAGCAATTTTATAAATATCTTTTCTGATTCAAAACCGTTTCCACTGCCCGGGGGATGTGGCGGATGATCTCGTCAATGCCCGTGGCCGGGGTGGGGGAGGCATACTGTCCTGCCATGCGGTTGGCTTTGGCTGCGGCAAATCCGGCTTCCGGGATGGCCATGCCCGTGCTGATCAACGCGGAGACAATGCCGGTCAGGGTGTCGCCTGTGCCGCCGATGGCTTCCATGGCTTCGTGGGACGGGCCTTCCACCCGGAACAGTTCTCCCTGCCGGTTCATGACATAATCCACGGCCCCTTTCACCAGCAGATACCGGGCCGCGTTGTCATGGGCATAGGCCCGGTCCACCAGTTCAGTGACGGGGTTGTCTGTGTGCAGGATAAAGCCTCTGGTGTAAAACGGGTGGGGTGCGGTTTCATCGGCCAGAAATGCCAGTTCACCGGCATCCGGGGTGAACAGGTCGTAAGACGGGGCCGCCCCGCTCATCTTGGCCGCATACATGAATCCGGCATCGGCGATGAGGATGGGGGCGGTTTCCAGGTCCTGGAGCCGGAACAGGACCCGGTTGTGCCAGTCTGTGTCCGGCTGAAGGTAATGAAAGACCAGGGTGTGGATGCCGGATAGAGAAACATTGTCGACAAGATGTTCATACAAGTTTCTGCTGCCGCGGCCCTTGCCAGTATCCCCGGCCAGAAACCCGAAAACCGGGGCGTGGCCGAACACGGCCAGGGTCTGGATGGCCGCACCCAAAAGGGCGGGGGTGCCCCGGTTCACGGGGATGGTTCTGCCGTTCATATGAAGATGGTCTGTTTCCAGCGCCACCCGGCCTTCGGCCAGGCCGAAGTCATTGTCCGGCACGGTTCCAACTATGGCAAGCATTGGCGTTTCATCTCCTTGCAGGCCAGGCCCAGGGCGTATCCGCACAGGGTATGGCCGATTTCCAGGGGGTCGGGTGCCGCATCCAGCTGCTGTCCCACCATCACCCCGGCCAGCCAGGGCACGTCCGGACATCCGCCGCCGGATATATTGACGATGATCCGGGTCTGTTTGTCCACGGTGATTTTCATGTTGGCGGCCCGGATCATGAGATAATCACCAAAATCCTTTGTCTGGAACAGGCTCACCGGTTCCAGGAGCGGGTCCGTCACGGGCACCACCTGGAGCGGTTCATTGTTGTTGGCGGCGAGCAGCCGGACGATCTCCAGCTGCTCGATCAAGGGAAACACGATCACCAGGTCGCACCCGGTCTGGATCTCCGGGGGCGGCCCCATGACCCGGACATCCCACCCGCTTTGTTTGAGCCGTCTTTCCGCCTGGATCACCTCGCTGGTATGTTCAAACACCAGAATCCCGTGATCCGTCTGAAACGTGTTTCTGTCTCTTTGTGCCGCTTGTTTGTCGCGTGCTTTTTTTAAAAATTTGAACAAAAGTGCCACCTGAGTCTGTGAATCATTATTTGACGATGGTCAGATGATATTCATCCCCGGATTCCCGGATATCCGTCACCTTGCAGTTCTGGCTTTCCGCGGCCCGGGATACATTTTCTTTGGACGCTTCCGTGTCCACCAGCACTTCAAATTCTGTATCTCCGGCAGATTTGACGGCCTCCAGAAACATGAGAACCGGCTGGGGACAGGACAACCCCCTGGCATCGATGGTTTTTGTCATGATTGTATCTCCTTAGATTATTGTTTGCGCATTGACATGCCAATGGCCAGGCACACAACGAATCCGACAATGACGGCGGCGATCCCATGGGGTCCCACCCCGGCAGGGGAGCTGGCCAGGCCGAAATTGTGGGCAAAACCGGCCCCCACAATCATACCGAACACAAATACGGCGGCATCTCCGTCCCCTTCTCCGGCCAGAAACAGCTGACGGCCCGGGCATCCGCCGGCCAGGGCAAACGCCAGACCGGCCAGGGCCATGCCGGCAAAGTTCCACAGGTGCAGGGTGTGGGCCACTGGCTGGTTTTCAAACCCCATATTAAACTGACCCAGCACGAGGTTGGCAATGCCTGCCACCACCAGCAGGGTGATGACACCCGTGAACAGGTGCACCTGGCGGAACAGTAACAGATCCCGGAACGACCCCATGGTGCAGAACCGGCTGCGCTGGGCCAGAAATCCGATCACCAGACCGGCGACCAGGGAAATGATCAGGGGCGCGCTCATGGCGCCCGGTCCTTTGAGGCTGTAAAACAGAATATCGTTTTTGGGCTCGCCTTCTATCTGGGGAAATATCAGCATCAAGACCAGGAACCCCGCCATGACCACGGGCATGAGCAGGCCGGCGGCCGTATGGGTTTTCTGGGTCCGGCCCAGGTTGTACCCGTTTTTCAGAAACAGGGTCCCGATCCAGATGCCGAAAACCAGACCGGCCAGTCCCAGGATGGCATTCAGGTCCCCGCCGGCCAGGCGCAGCAACGCCCGCCAGGGGCATCCCAGAAACACCAGTGCCCCGATCATGGCAAACACGCCCAGCACAAATCTCACAAACGGGGCTGACCCCGTTCGGGGCCGGAAGTCCTTGAACGCCAGGGCCGCGGCCAGGGATCCCAGCACAAATCCGATGATTTCAGGCCGCATGTACTGGACCACTGCAGCCCGGTGAAATCCCAAAGCACCGGAAATATCTCTTTCAAAACAGGCCACGCAGATGCCCATGTTCCCGGGGTTGCCCAGTTTCTGGAGCAGCGGGGCCAGAACGCCGATGGCCGCCCCCACCACAATGATGCCTGTGCGGGTGGCCCAAAAATTTTTTGTCATGGATGTGACTCCTTTAAAAAATTGATTCAACACAGTCCTATTCGAAAAACATCGTTTTAGTACCTGATGGGCCGGAACACAGTCAAATTGTTAATATTGATATGTTTGGTAAGAAAATATAGAAAATATGAATATCAGGCCGGTCTCTCTGATTCTGGAGATAATAACGGTTGCATGAATCTTTCTGCTATTTTATAGACGAGCATGGGATCTTTATTCAAATAACCGCCTGTGAAACCAAAGGGGAAAATGAAAATCATCCTTGCCACCTCCGGATCCAGGGGGGATGTCCAGCCCATGATCGCCATCTGCCTGGCCTTGAAATCGTCAGGCCATGATGCGATGCTGCTGGGTCCACCGGAAAAAGCAGCCTGGGCCGCCAGACTGGGATGTCCCTATCAGGGATTTGGCGCAGATGTGTCGGCCTTTATCGACGGATTTCAGCATGCGTTAAACTTTCGCGCAGGTCTGGCCTTTGTTTCGTTTGTGAGAAAAGAGATTGAGAAACAGTTCAGGTGGTTGCCGGACATCATCCGGAAGGCGGATCTGGTTCTGGGGTCTTCCCTGATGTTCGGGCTGGCTTCGGTTGCAGAGACCCAAAATATCCCATACCGGTATATTGCCTTTACCCCGCAGCTTTTCCCTTCCCGGTTTCATCCGTTTCCGATTCTGAAGACACAGACCCTGCCTTTTTTCATTAACACAATGTCATGGAAAACGGCAGAACTGCTGGATCAATTCAATATCACCTTTTTGATCAACCAATACAGAAAAAAACAGGGGCTTGAGCCCGTATCCTATGCCTGGGACCATATCCTGGGAAAAAATACCATTGTTGCGGCTGACAAGGAGATTGCCAAAATGCCCGGGGATGTCACACAGACATGGATTCAGACCGGGTACCCCCACCTGGAAACTGCCGGAGAACAGGTGCCGGCTTTGGACCGATTTCTTGAAAAAGGGACAAGGCCGGTGTATGCCGGATTCGGCAGCATGCCCGTGAAAGACCAGATCAGCATCGTCCCCATTCTGATCCAGGCGGCCCGAAATCTGGGCCGGCGCATCATTCTGCCACGGTTTCATGGGCTTTCAACAGAAACTACCCCGGGAGATGATCTGTTTTTTATCCGCGATTATCCTCATCTGCGGCTGTTTCCCAAACTGGATGCCGTCATCCATCACGGGGGCGCCGGAACAACAGCCACAGCCGGCGCTTCATGCGTTCCCCAGATCATTGTCCCGCATATCCTGGATCAATATTATCACGGCCGAAGGATTTTTTTATCTCATATCGGGCCAGAGCCGATTCCCAGAGCCTTGTTAACGGAAGCCCGGCTTACGGCGGCCCTGGAACAATGCCTTTTTGATCCCGGCATCAGGCAGGCTGCGAAAAAAACAGGGCAATCCATAAACCCGCAAAAATCCCTTGGGCGCATTGTTGAAGCCATACTGTCATAAAGTCAGGTCCATGTGCTGGGCCTCCTCGTTTGCCAGGTCATCGAAAAAATTTTTAACGGCCTCATCACCCGCCTTGAAAATTGCAGTTGACTTTTTTCCGCTCTTGCACCAGTATGGGCCAAATGCCTTGACGGAGAAGAGTAGGACAGGGGCTGTGCCAAGAGAGAAAGCTGCTCATCGGCTGGGAGGCGGCTGGCATAAGTTTGTTTGAAAATCACTCCTGAGCAGCCCGGTCGAACACGTTCAAATGACCGTCATTAATTCGGGCCGTGTTACCTGCGTTAACGGTAAAGGGGAGGCACCATCCCCTGTGAGTGCAGCACCTGATTGAACCATTGCCGGGGCTGAAGTAAGGTGGTACCGCGGAAAACCTTTTGTTTTTCGTCCTTACATTTAACGATGAAAGGACGGAAAAACAAAAAGGTTTTTTTTGTCCTTTCTCCCAATGATGAAAAGGAGAAGGAATTTATGAAATCAGTGCCATCATCCATTCGATTTCCCGAAATGGAAGAAGAGATCCTGGCGTACTGGAAAGCCAACCACACGTTCCAACAATCCCTTGAAAAAAATCGGAACAAGAAAGCTTACATATTCTATGACGGCCCGCCTTTTGCGACGGGCATGCCCCACTACGGTCATATTCTTACCTCTTATATCAAGGACACCATTCCGAGGTATTTCACCATGAAGGGAATGTTTGTGGACCGCAGGTGGGGATGGGACTGTCACGGCCTTCCCATTGAATATGAGATCGAAAAGACGCTTGGCATCAGCGGAAAAAAAGCCATTGAATCCTACGGCATAGACCGGTTCAACCAAGCATGCAGCGACATTGTATTGAAATATGCAGATGACTGGAAGTCTATTGTTGATAGGATCGGGAGGTGGGTGGACTTTGACAGGCAGTACCGGACCATGGACGTCGACTATATGGAAAGCGTGATGTGGGTGTTCAAGACCCTTTATGACAAGGGACTTATTTATGAGAGCCTTAAGGTGGTGCCCTACTGCAACCGCTGCCAGACCCCCTTGTCCAATTTTGAAACCGGACTGGACGACTCTTACCGCATGAAAGATGATCCGTCGGTGACCGTTGCCTTCATGGACAGAGAAGACACGGACATCTCCTATCTGGCCTGGACCACCACGCCGTGGACCCTGCCCTCCAACCTGGCTTTGGCCGTCAACCCGGATATCATCTACTGTCTTGTGGAGACAGCCTCATGGGGAAAAACGGTGATGGCTGAAGAGCGGATGGCAGCCTATGCCAGACAGCTGGGAGAGGCAAAAATCCTTAAGCGGTTCAAAGGTGAAGCGCTCATCGGCAAAAAATACACCCCTCTTTTCGAGTTTGCCGCAGATCCCCATGATGCCAATCAGTTCACCATTTTACCGGGAGCGTTTGTGGATACCCAGTCCGGGACCGGCATCGTTCATACTGCACCGGCATTTGGGGAAGAGGATT
Above is a window of Desulfotignum balticum DSM 7044 DNA encoding:
- the yedE gene encoding YedE family putative selenium transporter translates to MTKNFWATRTGIIVVGAAIGVLAPLLQKLGNPGNMGICVACFERDISGALGFHRAAVVQYMRPEIIGFVLGSLAAALAFKDFRPRTGSAPFVRFVLGVFAMIGALVFLGCPWRALLRLAGGDLNAILGLAGLVFGIWIGTLFLKNGYNLGRTQKTHTAAGLLMPVVMAGFLVLMLIFPQIEGEPKNDILFYSLKGPGAMSAPLIISLVAGLVIGFLAQRSRFCTMGSFRDLLLFRQVHLFTGVITLLVVAGIANLVLGQFNMGFENQPVAHTLHLWNFAGMALAGLAFALAGGCPGRQLFLAGEGDGDAAVFVFGMIVGAGFAHNFGLASSPAGVGPHGIAAVIVGFVVCLAIGMSMRKQ
- a CDS encoding DUF3343 domain-containing protein; translation: MALLFKFLKKARDKQAAQRDRNTFQTDHGILVFEHTSEVIQAERRLKQSGWDVRVMGPPPEIQTGCDLVIVFPLIEQLEIVRLLAANNNEPLQVVPVTDPLLEPVSLFQTKDFGDYLMIRAANMKITVDKQTRIIVNISGGGCPDVPWLAGVMVGQQLDAAPDPLEIGHTLCGYALGLACKEMKRQCLP
- a CDS encoding sulfurtransferase TusA family protein → MTKTIDARGLSCPQPVLMFLEAVKSAGDTEFEVLVDTEASKENVSRAAESQNCKVTDIRESGDEYHLTIVK
- a CDS encoding glycosyltransferase, translated to MKIILATSGSRGDVQPMIAICLALKSSGHDAMLLGPPEKAAWAARLGCPYQGFGADVSAFIDGFQHALNFRAGLAFVSFVRKEIEKQFRWLPDIIRKADLVLGSSLMFGLASVAETQNIPYRYIAFTPQLFPSRFHPFPILKTQTLPFFINTMSWKTAELLDQFNITFLINQYRKKQGLEPVSYAWDHILGKNTIVAADKEIAKMPGDVTQTWIQTGYPHLETAGEQVPALDRFLEKGTRPVYAGFGSMPVKDQISIVPILIQAARNLGRRIILPRFHGLSTETTPGDDLFFIRDYPHLRLFPKLDAVIHHGGAGTTATAGASCVPQIIVPHILDQYYHGRRIFLSHIGPEPIPRALLTEARLTAALEQCLFDPGIRQAAKKTGQSINPQKSLGRIVEAILS
- a CDS encoding DNA methyltransferase, with the protein product MALTSTQIPLSSIILDESIYPRKAVDHRRVAIFAENIRDGIAFDPIEVEPFPDKPGFYRHLDGVHRWNAYKATGVEMVTVIIKDLAGDDPLLYAAAKAIGPKQLTEEEARDTARRAYSGNPCLSSAEIGKAVGRARRTVDGYIADLRAATQMDTDIKILCMHSLGIPQDRMAKRLGYAREVVRDHLAEMAILPNPPNADLSRGFTVAQVAEKHGWPEPLVWSLALDGKTDHDRFKALGWGFRTWDQWEFNDCDNRFGDDWPGRIPAQLVAHILRYFSQPGDLVLDPMAGGGVTPDTCLAMNRRCWAFDMEDRPDTRPEIEPFTWEISSDQGLSWPVSAKGKPDLVIFDPPYFDKKAKDYDEKSISGLSRNDYLDFLAAFFTLLKHHVKKKTRLAFINADWRDFQSTPAMDEKHKGGILIDDYLEILNKTGWYHTHIIQAPMSSQRFSAGIVSAMQKSNILGVTSRYVIVLNQQGMG
- a CDS encoding NAD(P)H-hydrate dehydratase gives rise to the protein MLAIVGTVPDNDFGLAEGRVALETDHLHMNGRTIPVNRGTPALLGAAIQTLAVFGHAPVFGFLAGDTGKGRGSRNLYEHLVDNVSLSGIHTLVFHYLQPDTDWHNRVLFRLQDLETAPILIADAGFMYAAKMSGAAPSYDLFTPDAGELAFLADETAPHPFYTRGFILHTDNPVTELVDRAYAHDNAARYLLVKGAVDYVMNRQGELFRVEGPSHEAMEAIGGTGDTLTGIVSALISTGMAIPEAGFAAAKANRMAGQYASPTPATGIDEIIRHIPRAVETVLNQKRYL